A region from the Solibacillus sp. FSL H8-0523 genome encodes:
- the rpmC gene encoding 50S ribosomal protein L29: MKANEIRDLATSEIELKVKSLKEELFNLRFQLATGQLENTARIREVRKAIARMKTVIREREISANN, translated from the coding sequence ATGAAAGCTAATGAAATCCGTGACCTTGCCACTTCTGAAATTGAGTTAAAAGTAAAATCACTGAAAGAAGAGCTTTTCAACCTTCGCTTCCAATTGGCGACTGGTCAATTAGAAAACACAGCTCGCATCCGTGAAGTTCGTAAAGCGATCGCACGTATGAAAACTGTGATTCGTGAAAGAGAAATCAGTGCAAATAACTGA
- the rplP gene encoding 50S ribosomal protein L16 has translation MLLPKRVKYRREHRGNMRGEAKGGKEVSFGEFGLQAVTASWITNRQIESARIAMTRYMKRGGKVWIKIFPHKPYTKKPLEVRMGSGKGSPEGWVAVVKPGKVMFEIAGVSEEIAREALRLASHKLPVKTKIVKRQETGGESNES, from the coding sequence ATGTTATTACCTAAACGCGTAAAATATCGTCGTGAACACCGTGGTAACATGCGTGGAGAAGCGAAAGGCGGTAAAGAAGTATCATTCGGTGAGTTTGGCTTACAAGCTGTAACTGCATCTTGGATTACTAACCGTCAAATCGAATCTGCTCGTATCGCAATGACTCGTTACATGAAACGTGGCGGTAAAGTTTGGATTAAAATCTTCCCTCATAAGCCGTACACGAAAAAGCCTCTAGAAGTCCGCATGGGTTCTGGTAAAGGTTCTCCTGAAGGCTGGGTAGCAGTAGTAAAACCAGGAAAAGTAATGTTCGAAATCGCTGGTGTATCTGAAGAGATCGCACGTGAAGCACTTCGTTTAGCATCACACAAGCTTCCTGTAAAAACTAAAATTGTAAAACGTCAAGAAACTGGTGGTGAATCTAATGAAAGCTAA
- the rpsS gene encoding 30S ribosomal protein S19 has translation MGRSMKKGPFADDHLMKKVVAQEASEKKQVIKTWSRRSTIFPNFIGLTIAVYDGRKHVPVYVTEDMVGHKLGEFAPTRTYKGHGADDKKTRR, from the coding sequence ATGGGTCGCAGCATGAAAAAAGGCCCTTTTGCAGACGATCACCTTATGAAAAAGGTGGTAGCTCAAGAGGCTTCTGAGAAAAAACAGGTTATTAAAACTTGGTCTCGCCGTTCTACTATTTTCCCTAACTTCATCGGTTTAACAATCGCTGTATATGACGGACGTAAACATGTTCCTGTATACGTAACTGAAGATATGGTAGGCCATAAACTAGGTGAATTCGCACCAACACGTACTTATAAAGGTCACGGTGCAGATGACAAGAAAACAAGACGCTAA
- the rpsQ gene encoding 30S ribosomal protein S17: protein MTERNQRKVYTGRVVSDKMDKTITVLVETHKKHKLYGKRVKYSKKYKAHDEQNTANIGDIVRIMETRPLSATKRFRLVEVVEKAVII, encoded by the coding sequence ATGACTGAGCGTAACCAACGCAAAGTTTACACGGGTCGTGTAGTTTCAGATAAAATGGATAAAACAATTACTGTTTTAGTTGAAACTCATAAAAAGCATAAGCTTTATGGCAAACGTGTAAAATACTCTAAAAAGTATAAGGCTCATGATGAGCAAAACACTGCGAATATCGGTGATATCGTACGTATCATGGAAACTCGCCCGCTATCAGCTACTAAGCGCTTCCGTTTAGTGGAAGTTGTAGAAAAAGCGGTTATTATTTAA
- the rplN gene encoding 50S ribosomal protein L14, protein MIQQESRMKVADNSGAREVLTIKVLGGSGRKTANIGDIVVCTVKKATPGGVVKKGDVVKAVIVRTKSGARRKDGTYIKFDENACVIIKDDKSPRGTRIFGPVARELRDGNFMKIVSLAPEVL, encoded by the coding sequence GTGATCCAACAAGAAAGTCGTATGAAAGTTGCTGACAACTCAGGTGCACGCGAAGTTTTAACTATTAAAGTACTTGGTGGTTCTGGACGTAAAACTGCGAACATCGGTGATATCGTTGTTTGTACAGTTAAGAAAGCAACACCAGGTGGCGTTGTCAAAAAAGGTGACGTTGTTAAGGCTGTTATCGTTCGCACTAAATCAGGTGCTCGTCGTAAAGATGGTACCTACATTAAATTTGATGAAAATGCTTGCGTAATTATCAAAGATGATAAATCACCACGCGGAACTCGTATTTTCGGACCAGTTGCACGTGAATTACGTGATGGCAACTTCATGAAAATCGTTTCTCTAGCTCCAGAAGTTCTT
- the rplV gene encoding 50S ribosomal protein L22, with amino-acid sequence MTQAKAIARTVRIAPRKVRLVVDLIRGKQIGEAVAILRHTPKAASPVVEKVLKSAVANAEHNYELDINNLVVSEIFVDEGPTLKRFRPRAQGRASAINKRTSHITIVVSEKKGV; translated from the coding sequence ATGACACAAGCTAAAGCTATCGCTCGCACAGTTCGTATCGCTCCTCGTAAAGTACGTCTAGTAGTAGACTTAATCCGAGGTAAGCAAATCGGTGAAGCAGTTGCAATTTTACGTCATACTCCAAAAGCGGCGTCTCCAGTCGTTGAGAAAGTATTAAAATCTGCAGTCGCTAACGCTGAACACAACTACGAGTTAGACATTAACAACTTAGTTGTATCTGAAATCTTTGTAGATGAAGGTCCAACATTAAAACGTTTCCGTCCACGTGCCCAAGGTCGTGCATCGGCAATTAACAAACGTACTAGCCACATTACAATCGTGGTATCTGAGAAGAAGGGGGTTTAA
- the rpsC gene encoding 30S ribosomal protein S3 has translation MGQKVHPIGLRVGIIRDWESKWFAEKDYANLLHEDIKIRKYIETQLKDASVSKVEIERAASRVNVTIHTAKPGMVIGKGGTEVENLRKHLTNVTGKRVHINIIEIKRADLDAKLVAENIARQLENRVSFRRAQKQSIQRTMRAGAKGIKTQVSGRLGGADIARAEHYSEGTVPLHTLRADIDYAHAEADTTYGKLGVKVWIYRGEVLPTKKNSVEGGK, from the coding sequence GTGGGTCAAAAAGTACATCCAATAGGACTTCGTGTTGGTATTATTCGTGACTGGGAATCAAAGTGGTTCGCTGAAAAAGATTATGCTAATCTTTTACATGAAGATATCAAAATTCGTAAATATATCGAAACTCAACTTAAAGATGCATCTGTATCTAAAGTAGAAATCGAACGCGCTGCAAGTCGCGTGAATGTTACAATTCACACTGCGAAACCAGGTATGGTAATCGGTAAAGGTGGTACGGAAGTTGAAAACTTACGTAAACACTTAACTAACGTAACTGGCAAACGCGTTCACATCAATATCATTGAAATTAAACGTGCAGATCTTGATGCTAAATTAGTAGCTGAAAATATTGCTCGTCAACTTGAGAACCGCGTATCATTCCGTCGTGCTCAAAAACAATCGATCCAACGCACAATGCGCGCTGGAGCAAAAGGTATTAAAACACAAGTATCTGGTCGTTTAGGTGGCGCTGATATCGCGCGTGCTGAACACTATAGCGAAGGAACTGTACCTCTTCATACATTACGTGCTGACATTGATTATGCACATGCTGAAGCTGATACAACTTACGGTAAACTAGGCGTTAAAGTTTGGATCTACCGTGGAGAAGTTCTTCCTACTAAAAAGAACTCTGTGGAAGGAGGCAAATAA